Proteins encoded together in one Caloramator mitchellensis window:
- a CDS encoding HD domain-containing protein — MYRISQFFQAVFAKLERDDIVFVNTYLSERERGLFFRLPKSEQVHSIRVAKDVLNASLDCECYDVLLIKAALLHDIGKIGSGLNPITKSIMVILDKILKDKLKRYKNIRIVKHYYDHPEIALEYLENDNRYLKFLIKNHHNYDVRDKKLQLLQHADCNN, encoded by the coding sequence ATGTATAGGATAAGTCAGTTTTTTCAGGCAGTTTTTGCAAAGCTTGAAAGGGACGATATAGTTTTTGTTAATACCTATTTGAGTGAAAGGGAGCGAGGCCTTTTTTTTAGGCTACCAAAAAGTGAACAGGTGCATAGCATAAGAGTGGCTAAGGATGTTCTTAATGCTTCTTTAGATTGCGAATGTTACGATGTTCTACTTATTAAAGCTGCGCTTTTGCATGATATTGGGAAGATAGGAAGCGGTCTAAATCCTATTACAAAATCGATTATGGTTATCCTTGATAAAATTCTTAAAGATAAACTGAAAAGGTATAAAAATATAAGAATAGTCAAGCATTATTATGACCATCCTGAAATTGCACTCGAATATCTTGAAAATGATAACAGGTATTTAAAGTTTTTGATAAAGAATCATCATAATTATGATGTCCGTGATAAAAAACTACAATTATTACAACATGCAGATTGCAATAATTAG